The genome window TAGCTCAGTCTTGACCAACATCTCCACCTAGTGGAGGATGAAACTATAGCAACTACAGCCTCAAGCAACTTGTCTTTTACACTGTATCTGTCCTATTATACTTGCcttgtttgtaaaaatgtgtgttttacaaAACTTCTTGCTGTTCTGACTAATAAATACTTGTTCATCATATCTGTGTGATTGTCATTTGTACTTCCACAAGAATCTGTAGAGCACAGTCTAAATTAAACACACTAGaaggagtttttaactggtATGAAATACTCAATTTAACACTGGTTACGGCCACTTTTATGTCTGTTCTGGACTATGGTGAGGTTTTATATATGCATGCCTCATCTCAAAGCTCACATGCTCTTGACACTGTGTATCATGGAGCTCTGAGGTTCATCACTGGATTTAAAGCACTGACTCATCACTGTACGCTGTATGATCGGGTTGGATGGTCTTCCTTATCAACACGCAGACTGAGACACCTGCATATTCTCATCTATAAGGCAATTTTAGGTTTTCTTCCTTCTTACCTTTTGTCTTACATTAACCGAAGTAACGCTGGGACTTACAATCTTCGGTCTCAGGATTTGCTCTTGCTGTCTGTCCCAAAAGTAAGCACTGAACTGGGAAAGAAAGCGTTTAGgtttgctgctccctctgcctggaacatgttgcaaaaaactttgaaatatAATGAGTTGGTGTCGTTGAactcttttaaggtgaaattggATGACCTGGAGGCAAAAACATCTGGTCGTAGATGTTTTGCCTGaggctgttattactgtagctgacattcaaatgttgctgttttggatgctaagtgtttttaatgtctttgtgtgtatgtatgaatatgctgctgcctgtcttggccaggacactcttgtaaaagagatttttaatctcaatgagtctttttcctggttaaataaaggttaaataaataaaaataaataaatgataccTCTATATGACCCATATAGGCAAACAAGACAGTCAGCAGGAATATTGGCAATTTCGATTATATTTTTTCCTCATTCCTGTCACTGGGTCAGATTCTGATTCTTAACTGGGATACATAAGTCACAAAAGTAAAACTATTTATGCTGCTGAGGATTAAatgaagaagctgctctgtagtctggtggtatggcactAAAACAAACTGTCATACCTGATACTTTTGTTTCACCACCttcatattacagttattacatAGCTGCAAATGGATACACTGATAGATACAAATGGATAACAGCTTTGTTAAGccacaaaaagacaaactttCCACCGTTCTCACGTTTCCCTGTGAAATTGCCATTGGCACTATTGCCTTAAACACAGTGTAGACTaccactagcagcctggctaatgtccaatgtaaaaaataaattgacCATATTCgcacagcagccattttcctctaaCATCACACTCAGGGTGGAAAGTTAAACTGTGGTACTGCTGTGTTCTGGATTAAGCTGTGTAAACATAAGATTCATACAGAATCTGACAAATCATTGActaaaaatagaatagaaagtGAAATTCCAGAGAGACATGGGCCATTTTGCAAGGTAAAACCAAGCACTTGATGACTCATTAGCTTCTCTCAGACAACAGCATTCAACCACTTGTTAGCTTTACTGTATGATAGTGTAAGACACAATAGGAAAGGCATAAATTAGTTCAGAAATATCAATACATatcttggacacatttttttaaagcctggaagtggctgaatgctaacgttagctagtagGTCAGCAATTATGATGTTTTACCTCATAATATAGCCCAGATTTCCTGCTACTGTGCACAATGGCCAACATGTGAACAGGATCAAATGGTGGGCAGGTTTTGTTTCTTACTGATCCAGTGGAAAGAATGCTGGTTTAGAATCTGTCTCAAGTCACGGTGGTAAGGGGGGTGTGGCTCTTCCTGTTTCAGTAGCCCAGTGAAAGGGTGTATAATATAGTAAAGTGAGGCTTATAGGGAACCATTCTACACACTGATGTGATTTTTCTAGGATCATCACACTttgcaatcagtatttacttcaaAGGGAAGCAGCAGCCAATAAAAAGGTGGGTATAGAATTTTGGTAGAATAACTAACGAGAAGTTATCATCGCCCCggttccctcgacaaaaagccTATGCGATGAACACCACCCTTGTGTTTTTCGAAGTGTAAATAAAATCAACCGAAATAAAACGTTAGCCTATTAACAGACTACATTGTGGTCGCATGGCTTAAACATCGCCACCACTcacaaaatgtacatgctaGACAAATTTGAGATCTGCAGTTGGAACACTTCCGCTTCTACCCACAGGGGCCACCAGAATCAACACTAACTGAAAGTttcttgtagctgctttaaaaatagaagaacaaaaaaatgtgcCTTAAGTCTCCTGCCTTCAACACAGCTGGTGAGTAAAGAAGACATCCTGTGTGCACTTGATGTTTTAATGGGAAAACTATCGGCGCTACAAGTCCTGTGTGCAAGAGCAGCGCAATAACAAAATTCCATGAATGTCTACAGCTaactaacaacaacagtagaTAGATAACACCCTGGATATCACAGTGTGAGACGACTATTGAGACGAAACCCGCTGCCATCGAAAGCCAAGTCCGCTCAGCTCTGCATTTTCCCCCAAGCGAAGAGGGAGCTCTTGGCAGTTTGTTGAGGAAGAGACCTCGGGAAGATAGTTTTCAAGTGGCTGAGAGAAAACTTGTCTCACTGACAGACTGCAGTGGCCGTGAAAGTGCATCGCTGTTTATACTTTCACTTCACTGCACTCACTGTCAGTaaatcacagcacagcacaaCAGGCCCCTCTGTTTGTCTGCCTGTGACTCTTATATATCTGGCTGTGGTGGGGAAATGAGCCTGATTTACAGGTCATTAAGGAAATCACGTTTTATTATCAGCGCAGGCACCAAAACCAGATGGGAACAGTCTCCCCCTGTGCTGTGGCTGCCTCTCTGTTGTTTACCTCTGAGCAGGGCAGCACAGGATCGTTTTTTGGGACTTGCACCccgcccccctctctctcctacTCTCATTCCTGAGCAGAGACCAAGGAGGAACAGATCTTTACTTGCTACAGCCGAGTGCTGAAGAGTCTCCTGTGAATGCAACGTGTGTTCCTGAGTTTTTGGCTTCTTTTTCATGAACAGAAAGTTTAGCGTTACATATTTTCTGTCTCGGCTAAAGTGAGAAAGGGAAGTAAGGAAACTTTCTTCAAAGTTGAAGCAAAGTTCGGCTCAGAGGCAGGGCAGAGACAAAAATCCTCACTCAGATTTAGAGTGTAACAGGAGGCTGATGCACGGTAAGTCCATTTGAACGTCcgcatgttttatttgtgaacTGAATAGTGAATGCATGTGCGTAAATGACGCGTGCCATAACGCTGAGGCCGGAAGTGCAGACGCCAACAGCTGAAATCTGCAGGTCACAActgcaaaaaccaaaacacGCACAGTTTGTGTGTCTACAGGTTTGTCCGTGTCTTGTCGATGAACGAGCGCGTTCTGAAGACTTACTCCAACTccaacccccccccaaaaaaaacaacttccaaGTGAACATGTGGTCGTTCAGCCTAATGACCTGCGAGAACTTTTTACGCACACGGACTCGGTTTTGGTTTCGCAATTTTTTGTCGCGTAATTTGCCTGTTGTTTGcgtttttccattttcattttctttgtgttgtttgtttgtttatatatttatatatattcccGAACAAGAACAGGGTCACATGGCTTTGTCTGTCCAGCACTTATCACCCTCGTTAAAATGAGTCCCGTGCTCCCAAGTTTTGAATGATCCACAGGCCTGTGCGTTCATTTGAAGGAGCTTTTTGCACCGGTGTGCTGATGTGTGAATGGGCTCACCTGTAAGGGTTCATGTAAGCCATCCtcgttttattttaaattacaaaGAGTTCATGTTACTCCCACTTTATTTATTATCCACTGTAATTAATTTGTGTTGTGTGGTGTTGTATGAGTGGCTTtcctgtcccccccccctccattaTATTCCTCTGCACCACTCAGAAGGCTAACAAACAAGATTATTGGATTGGTTCTTGTCGGAATAACTCCCCATGTATTTGTTTGATTAAAGCTGATTGGCAGGCCTTTGTTGTTAAtcctgctgggggggggggttgaacTGTTCATTTCTCCCCACTGCAGCTCCATGTTCACACCCCCCACTTTAGTCATGCATGAATCCCCAGCAGTGCTCTGGGCCAAGGAGGGGAACCAGCTAACGTAGGCTTTGATCCTTGCAAtgcaaaacattaacattttttttttattccatggCTTAGATTTCCAGTGTGGAGCCGTGCCTACCTGCATCACATTTTAGTTGTCACGTCTTTGGATTTTCATATGTTCTATCACGCGGCTGTGAAGCCAACAGCACTTGCAACCATGCACCCAGTCCCCTTTggtcctcctgcagctccttgAGCCGGATCACGAGTCTGGTAGTGGAACCTTAGCCTGTAAACATGGGCGTGTAAGAGACCCTCAGAGAATGTCCCGGACTACATTTGAATGGGAAAAACAGCCCCAAGGAGGTTCGTGCTCCAAGACTAGACAACCCAGCAAAACAAATCCAAAACCCACTGACCAAATATCACATGCAACTCAACACCAGCCTTGCCTTGCACCCCTCCACTGCCAACGCCTTTTACTGAGCCTGAAATAGACCCTCTTCACTTACCAAGAGTCAGGAGGCCATGTTATTAAAGACACATATTCAGATAGCGCAAGTGATCCATTTACCAAGTGTATAGTCAAGAAGGAGCTCTGTGTGGTGTGGTCTCATTAAAGGGACACTCTGCTGAAGACCAACGCCCTCGTTACTAGCGTGTTGTGAAAACGGTACTTTATCCTCCGTGGCTCCTGCGGGAGCTTACTGAAAACTGAGCAGTAATGAAACTCTTTATTCTGTTGCATTATTGGGTTTTAGTGTTGTTTTGAGCATGGCCTACACACAAGGCTAAAAAACACGGATATCTGAGCCTCTGCCGGTTCACTTTGGACTGTTCCTTTTGCCCATTTAATAATATCATATTGAATAAAGCCTGTTTTCCCATTTCTGAGCCACGACTGCTCTGGGAAACAACAACTCGCCCTTAGTAACCTGAGCTGGCTGTTTGGTAGGCTCTGAGAGGTATTAGAGGTGGGCTGCTGAGGATTTTTGAACACAGGCTTTTCTCTGTTCGCAAAGGCAGTTTCACTCATTATTCCAGTAGGGAGGTGAGAACACCGATGCCGGTATCAGAAATGTGTCTGATGCTGCCTAAAAAGCTGTATTGGGTATCTGTGATTATGCAAATCTATGCGCCGACCCGACATCACGTGATTTACCAGCCCcagaatagatttttttttacttcacaaGTACCCAATATCTATAAATGGCAAGTGACTTCTGTAGGTTCAAACAACAAGTCTGCAAACTTTTCATTCATAAGTGACTGTCAAGCTAGATAATAATGAAAGAAAGTTGTACATTGATGGTTGTAACCTGAGCTTTGCTATTCAACAATGACGGCATTCATTTCACATCCGTACAAGATTAGTTTAGAGCTGTTGCGTAATGATAGTAATAATGCTGTGTTGAAATTGAAAGCGCTATAATCAGATCAAACAAGTTTGTTGGGAAGGAAACATGTTATCAGAACATCTCTGTATTTTAGTTTGGTTATTTTTAGTCCGGAGAGAGTCAGTGAGTCTCGAAGTTAATCTGTAAATCACCTAAAATGAGCCTCGACTTCCTGTCACTGCGGGTCTTAAAAGCAGTGACCCCAACATGTGAGGGCGGAACCTAGCCTCTGCAACGTATCAAGACATTTATTACTTCTCTTTATTGTtatgtgcttttaaaaaaaacaactcattgCCGTCTGTTTCTTATCAACAGGTACAATGGATCTTGTGGTGTTGGTGGCGTTCAGCTCGTGGCTGGCTCCTGCACTCGGTGAGCATCATTCCCTCTTTGAAACCGACCTGTGCGCCTTCACTTgcttcccccccttttttctgCAGCTTTGGTTATGTTTTAAGTTCCCCGATGTTAAAACAAGCTGTCTGTACAACAGGATCAGCGTTTGGCAGGGAAGTGTTTGGTAAGTTTTCCCTGCATACGAGTGGCCACTGGCAGCGCATGGCCATCTGATGTCTGGAGTTCCGTTGCTTACTTGCGTGGTATGGCTGCTCACCATGTGCTGGTCGAATGTGTTGAAAGTGCCTTTGTCTCGTTGTTAGCGTTAAAAGTGATATTGTTTTCAGTGTGATTTACTTTATGTATTTTCCATTTCAAATCATCTCATGGCAGTGTGTTGCTGTGACAAAAGGCCATGTCAGAGTAGTGTAAATGTTTCTTTAGACCGCAGTTTGAGCTATCATTTATTCAGACCACTGCCAAGTTTTCTGGTGTTAATGCAGGGCCCGGGCTTCGCTTGGTTTGTCTGTGTGCCCTGCATGTCATCAGCTGGGCTTGATGTGAGAATGATTTGCCTACACTGAGGGGGTTTGTTATCTCCTCTGACACTTCGGTCTGTTGGAGTCAGACCTTGTTTCAAAGGCTTGTCAACACCAATCTGGAGACATGTGTTTTTCAGACTAACATTAGTATTTACCGCCTGATAATGAGGTCAGAGTTAACTCGTGCGCTGCAGTAAATGGGatttgaatgtaaaaaaaacaattgggCTCAAGGTTTCAGCTGCATAATACTCATTTGTAACAGTTAATGTCAGATTGTATTGAATCACGTACATCAGCGGCATGATTCTTTTATTGTTTCCCAGAGAAATCTGTCAAATTTAGCATCTAGTCTGTTTTGATGAGCTGTTGGAAGAGTCAGACTTGCACTTTTTTCACTTGATCGAACAGATTATCATTTATCCGTATTCAACATCAGACTTCAAATTGTATACATAAGCACAACAAGCAGGGCTggctgacatttaaaaaccctCTCTTCACAGTCTGTTGAATATTTTAATGAGAGCTGTAAGAAATAACACATTAGCGATGTGGAATGTTGTCTGGCACGAGTAGAGAAGTATTCCTGAAAACCTCCAGTGTGCTACTCTGAGGTCACTCAGTCCTACCGTGGCTTCTCGTATAAACAATGTGTTTTCATCGCTAGACCAAGTGAAGTGAAGTTGTCTCTCTAATTATTCTCATTATTTCTTAAtcatttcttcatgtcactgAACACAAGACAAACATTGCAATATTCAGCTTGGGTACATTGTGCTTTCTAGCACTAACATTTAAAAGACTGGAGCATGAACCCAGCCGACATGATTTTCCACATGGGAGAGGAGATGTGATGGAGCAGATGGGGGCTGCACTTTCCCACATCCCGAACAGCAAACAAGATAACACAGAGCAAAACAATGAAGGCACAGGAGTTAAGCAAAGGTGTGAAGAGTAGCATCATTCCACTATGTGGAGAATGTGACTACTCTGGAAAATGGAGTCTGAAAAGGAGACATACAGACATTGTTTAATTTGGGGTTAGCACTAGAATAGGTTTAGATACTGTAATGCTCAAACAACACGTCAGTATTCCCCCCTTCtttctgaaatgctctgttttagatCCTCCCCATTTTGGGCTCCCCCTCCAAATATCGATCATCAATCAGTTCTCCTGTGCCAAACTATCcgctaggcataaattatgcaaatgtgtgacgtggtgacaaattgtttttctgtgggagattgaagcttctgttggtgctttgaccttttaacttttaacaaaaGATTTTGTACATGAATAAGAACCTATATGAAACACTTTAGGAATGGGTCTCCTTAGCAAGTTGCTCTTTATCATAGAAGTTGGTATCTTTTTGAAGATATTTTTGCAGAGCTCGTTATTAACTCTGACTTTCTTAGTAATAAGGATAATAGGACGCTTTTACATCAAAGCTGCGACAATTAGATTAGTCTATCAGAAAGAatcatcagtcatcagtcaatgtcaaacatttttggCTCCACCTTCTGAAACATACGattttactgcttttctttgttagtTATGAGAGTAAATGTAGAGGTTTGgggttttggactttttttggacaaaataagTTATTTGGAGACTTGAAGtcactttgggcttttttttttcttcttcattttatGGACTAAACAATCATGAAATTAACTGGCAGATAAATCAGTAAGAAAGAACATTTTGGGTTTGATACTTTGATAGTTCGATACTTACCTTTTTGGTCTCTCTCTCGAGTTTGCCAGTACCACCTTATTTTCCATTTGCTGACAAGCACTTGCAACACCATGTGAATGCCTCATGAAGACTAACGATTTTGCTTCCCTTTGCACAGCTTCAACGGCAGATAAGGACAAAGGTGGGTATTATTTGAACAGAAGCTTAGAAAAGTCAAATTAAGATAAGCTGCACACTCGCTTTCAGCTGGCCTGTAAATTGGCGCTGGCCTCAAACTGGCTAATGACTAGATGAATGACTGAGGCCTTAAAACTGCTGAGTAGCTGTCACATCATGAGtactctctgaagtgtgtcagtgtgtaaaTCTGCTTCTCAtttatttcctctctctgttctctcccaGCGGACTATGACAGCGCTTTTCAGTATGGTGAGTGTTGAGCAGATGAACGTGGTCTTTCAAATGACACCGACACAGGAAACATCTGGGAGGTCGAGACGAATTGGCATTTTCCACTTGTTTTTCCAGAAGCGACGGAAAAGTTTCACCTCAAAGGCCAAGCTGCTGGATTAGTTTCCCATTTTTCTAATCCTGTCCACTATGCTGTAGACCAGATTTTAAATTTATCCAAGGCAACAGAGTGCAAAGAAATACTCAAATGCTCATATTTTATGAATACCTGCCATCAATTCCGTATActctttatttttcactttatttggGCAGCTGACCATTTTTGTTCATGTACCTTCCTGGTCTATGTGAAGATTGCTGAAGTGGCTCCCAGCACGTGTGTCGGGATTCCTCAGGGGTTCCCAAGATATTAACAGggttaagaaagaaaaatctaaatttcCTGTTCTCTGTACTTTCATCTCCTCAAGCCTCTAGAATCCTCAAACAACCTGAGAGGGGAAATTTACTCATTAGTCAAAAGCTCTTCAAAGTGCCACAAGTGAAAAAGGTTGAGAAATACTACAATGAAGAATTGATGAAGCCTTCTTTGATGAAGCAACTTTGAGACGGTAtaccagattaaaaaaaaaactttatttgaaTATGATTATGATTTTTATAGTGGTAGTGTGTATAGCCATCGTGTAAGCCAACAAACTTCaacaagcctaatccaatataaACTTAAGAGCCCTGTATCATTCTGAATTTTAAACTTGAGTCTGACTGATACTGGATTTTTGGGGAGGATGCCAACCCTGTATACAGATatgtaacagaggcaggatatGTTAGTTTCACAATGAACGTCATTCTCTAAAATGGCATcggtgcactgaaacagtaaatgCTGAAAAACATCCAATCACGTTAACACttcaaaaactcaaaaatctTAGCAAGTGTATATGTCTAATTTTAGTCAAACTAGCTCATCACACTTAATATAAGAGTCAATCACCTGGAAACTAGCATTTCATTGAGATAAATGGGACTTGGTTTTagtcaattttcaaaacattCCTCGATTCATTCCTTTATCCCAATCAGTACCTAAGGTAAATagggtctgttctgggccgaggtccatcctccatccaagttttgtggaacaGTAGTTTTCTTGTAGTACAGGTGAAAACATACCGGCTCTGACTGACCCAGAGCCTGTGTCGCAACATTACAAGGTTCCTCCTGCAGACTTTGTAACTAGTCTCACTTGAACAGACACCATCAGAGTTAAAGCTCACCATAGCTTTTGGTTGATTGCAGCTCACAGGAATTTGTGGTGTCCCAACATGGCCATTAGGGGTCTGCAAAGCTTTCCTGCAATGCTGCTCCTCAATTAAAATGTGGTTAAACGCCTCACAAAAGGCTTTTGAATTTGTGGTGTTTTGTAACTCGGAAACATTCACATATGACTGTTCATCTCTACAAGAACTacaaagtgttgtttttgttgtttttttatttcagattaTGAATCTCTGAGAATTGGTGGCTTGGTCTTCGCAGTGGTACTGTTCCTCATGGGTATCGCCCTCATTGTCAGTAAGTGTTTGACTGCCTTAAACTACTGCCTGGTCAGTGTCCCCACACTGtgatccctgtgtgtgtgtgagttaacCTCATACACAAGTAGGCCACTGTCCCTCTCTGAGACGTCTGGAAAGGGAGGCACACAGACACTTATTGCACAATCTCAGCGCTCAGCTCTCTCAGTATCAACATATCACAGCTATTTGCCCTTTATACCTCACCCCTTTCCTCGCTCAGTGTCCTTCCAAGGTTCCTCCTCCTACCTGCCAGCACATGCTGTTACTGCTGGTGCTACCCCTGAAACAAAAACCAAGCAATAAATTATTCATGGGGACCCACACACTCTGCTacgctgtctctctgcttctgttCGTCAATATTCCTCATTGCTCTCGAGGAAGAAATGAGTGTAAGGCTTCGTTTCTGAAGGAAACATGCTATACGAATGGTTACATTAAACTAAACACCAGTGGATAAATGTATTGAATTTATAAATGGTCTCTGAGAGGCACAATCTGATATCCAAATGTAAGCGGATCGCCACAGTGACAAAGCTGAAAAGGGTAGAGCTGCTGTCGCCGCTAGATTGATTGACAGatcattaaaggagaactcatttgcttttcagttttttcctttccttcagtgtgttgtgtgggtttttgtgcatgtaaaaatgtaaaaggtcttcaaagtttaaaaagtcCATAGTCCATGCCAATGGGAGCTCCCcactcccacagaaaacactgctccttaaaCGCCTCGTCAGCCATTCTGCCTGTAAATCAGTGAGTTCATCACACTATGTAACCacatcacacatttgcatttttccGTGTATTCACTGGAGAAATTAAGTTAAGTGGAAGCTGGAAAAACGACAGAGCTGACCAGAGACATGGtgagtggtgctggctcaggcctGTGCTAGCTGACCAATCGgagcagactgtgtgtgtcttaaagagacaggagcaaaAAACGGAGTGTCATTGACTACATTCAAGTAAAAAAAGATTATAAATCTGACAACAAGCATTATATTTCCCCTTTGAATACATAGATTTAACAGTAAGATAAGAGTTACTCATGTTTTCTTGCTATTAAATATGTGTTTACACactcaaataataataaacttttaACAAAAATCGATTCTCTGAATTTTATTAACATGTTCTATTTTTAACTCACAAATTACTCAGAAGTTACATGTGTGATTAGACTTCAACGTGATATGACCTTAAATGGTACATCAAGTGGAACATCTGTTTGACCAAGAAAAAGGTCTTGTTTTGATAACCGCTTGTGAAAAGTCAAATACTCCCAGGGGCCAGAGGCAAGTCTTACAGGCAGAGCATACAACGGAACAGAAACTTCGGAATTTTTTAGGCGTTTTAAAcatttggatttaaaaaaaaaactaaacggGACATTGTTGATCGCAACCGACACCCGtcagtgtctcctcctgtcaAAATGAGCGAATAAAGGATGAGTGTTGTGTTTCAAGATGCTCACAGCTTTATTCTTAGTCTGGGGAGTATGTAGGTCACTGGCCCAGCTATTTTGTTGAGCACACCAAATAGTCTAGCAAGTATACTATAACCGCTCAAGCTTGTCACGTAAAGAGCTTGTCTGTGGGCCTAACAGACTGCTTTACTTTAAGTTACATACTTTAGTTAAAGGACCAATGCAACCATGAGTATTTGTAAAGACAACAACTAAACCATTCATCATGTAAAGACTGTATCATCTGTCTATAGTGTCTGGAGGCAAACTAAAGTGCATCTTAATTACATAACTCTTTTGTAGACTTGCTCATAATATCAATGCTACTAGTTGGAACTTATTCACCATACTGGCTCCTGTATAGTTTGGCAGCAGGATTTTTGCTGTGATTTAGGTACATTGATGTATTCTTGAGCTCAGGCCAGTAAGCTGCAAGCTTATATGGCCTCCCAAGGCATGTAGCCCAGATGGGCTTATTGGCACAAGAGTATTCCTGCACCTATCAAGGCCTGGAAcaacctcctcctcttttcataCACTGGGTGGGGGAGGGTGCTTAGGGGTACACCGCTGACTGTGAAAGTTTCAGACTTTATTTTAAGATAtataaatctatatatataattttacaTGCCATTTTAGACGTGCAAAATTGTTTCttcatgtctttttctctcaaaaCAGCCCGGAAATGTTCCTGTTCGAAGAGTGACCAGTCAAGGtaaattaagttaaaaaaaaacagattaaacaaaccaGATCATTATTtgttagaaaaagaaaaagtaaataacttaaagttccagtgtgtaggatttagtagCAGCTAATGGTAAGGTTGACGATTTCAACCGGCTGAATAAGCCAGTATTGGGTTAGTCTATTCTGTGCTACTGTCGAAAAGAGATGGTGTAATATGGCAGACTCCATCGACAACTGTAGATAAAAAAGCTCCCTCTcagtgacaaaacacaacaattcatAGTTTtgggtgattatacactaatgaaagcATGCCAATAGATCCCCCCTAAACCATACACAATACACCTTTAAGTTTTCTGAAAATTAGATTGAAGCCCTAAAATCATTTAGTTGCACAAACCCCTTCATTCAAgcattttcattatatcactgTTAAATTTCCTTTGCTCTTCCTTTTAGGACCAGGGGTCCTGATGTGGAATCTGTTCCACGGGGTGAgcatttgtcttttcttctgcAATAATAACTAGGATTGTTTGTATCTTCCATGTAACAGTCATCTAAAACTCTTTCTACAGCTTAATAGAGACTGAGGCAAAGTGCAGTGGAGATATGGTAAGAGTCACACCAACCTGTGAACCTTTCTTCCGTAAAACAAAGCTGTATGAGATTAAACTTACCGCCCCCCTCTTCTTCACAGTGTTCCTGACTTTTGCCATTAGGTGGCAGCAAATACTTTTGATCACAGCTGAGGACTCTCTTTCCATGAACACATGCTTTCCTTAAATTTCATAAAGTTActgtgctcctttttttttcacctttttttttttttaaaaagaatgtttttatcATCAATGACTGTTACTAGATGATGTGCCGACTTTATATGGTGGTGATTAGCGTTTGTATTTTTGTGACTTTCAGACTGatgcaaaataataaaacacatgttTGAACCAAATGTTTCTCATGCatctttcttttaattttatcttgacacccccccccacccccacccccaccttaTTCTGCTGCACTCCTGCTTATGCTGACGCTGCAGCCAGTTCAGTTACACATGCAGTAGTAACTACCAGCAGCAGCGAGCGTGTGAATGATTTATGTGCTGCATCGTGCACAGCTCTTGGAGAAGGCTGTCTTTAAAGAAATATAGTTAATTTAACCTATCTGTGTTCACTGCTGGTCATGCAGGTTCTCTACCACAGTGAGTCCTGGCAGCCCTCTGCTGATGGAAAAGCTGCATATGTAGGCTGTATTTTCTCCCTGGAGTTGCAGGAGCAGGCTGACTGCACTGCACAAAAGACGGCATACAAGACAGAAAATGGTGCATTTGGTGCTTACAGGCtcccttttacatttttt of Sparus aurata chromosome 17, fSpaAur1.1, whole genome shotgun sequence contains these proteins:
- the LOC115566610 gene encoding FXYD domain-containing ion transport regulator 6-like isoform X3, with amino-acid sequence MHGTMDLVVLVAFSSWLAPALGSAFGREVFASTADKDKADYDSAFQYDYESLRIGGLVFAVVLFLMGIALIVTRKCSCSKSDQSRTRGPDVESVPRA
- the LOC115566610 gene encoding FXYD domain-containing ion transport regulator 6-like isoform X4 gives rise to the protein MHGTMDLVVLVAFSSWLAPALASTADKDKADYDSAFQYDYESLRIGGLVFAVVLFLMGIALIVTRKCSCSKSDQSRTRGPDVESVPRA
- the LOC115566610 gene encoding FXYD domain-containing ion transport regulator 6-like isoform X1; translated protein: MSRTTFEWEKQPQGGTMDLVVLVAFSSWLAPALGSAFGREVFASTADKDKADYDSAFQYDYESLRIGGLVFAVVLFLMGIALIVTRKCSCSKSDQSRTRGPDVESVPRA
- the LOC115566610 gene encoding FXYD domain-containing ion transport regulator 6-like isoform X2; amino-acid sequence: MSRTTFEWEKQPQGGTMDLVVLVAFSSWLAPALASTADKDKADYDSAFQYDYESLRIGGLVFAVVLFLMGIALIVTRKCSCSKSDQSRTRGPDVESVPRA